A single genomic interval of Mangifera indica cultivar Alphonso chromosome 5, CATAS_Mindica_2.1, whole genome shotgun sequence harbors:
- the LOC123216055 gene encoding putative polyketide hydroxylase, with product MGPGGPGGPGGGWGPGPGGPGGPGWGPGPGGPWGGGPGFWPGPGGGFFGGFFNGICNMISSCLYCLCCCWMLQDCFGRPGGPPGPFGPRPF from the exons ATGGGACCTGGTGGACCTGGAGGCCCCGGCGGTGGCTGGGGTCCTGGACCTGGAGGACCTGGGGGGCCTGGATGGGGGCCTGGACCTGGCGGACCGTGGGGTGGAGGCCCTGGATTCTGGCCGGGACCTGGAGGTGGATTTTTTGGTGGGTTCTTCAATGGTATATGCAACATGATTTCTTCTTG TCTCTACTGTCTATGCTGTTGTTGGATGCTACAGGACTGTTTTGGTAGGCCCGGTGGTCCTCCTGGTCCATTTGGCCCCCGCCCCTTTTGA